From the genome of Fusobacterium varium, one region includes:
- a CDS encoding Transposase and inactivated derivatives, with protein sequence MDTEKELQLQRFKIIEPFLRKEKKLKEIEEETGISYATLKRWVNAYKKNGILGLDKKQRTDKDSYRAIDEDGVEYIEQICRESKETKISKLYSFCKEKLSNKYNISYPTFYRIVSNLDGFFNKSSNFHMKKIKKENQVYLILEISLYILVSEEESEHKIVPQLLISLDAATLKPINHALNYNTSSIYTLLSFIRESILKVSYKSSKLIKPQEILVSSENINNKKILKEIYDNTSIKITEYFSENEEIKKFISFLEEDIEKFYYQNNKNLSYQNLKSFLDSYIYLDNQKYDFTLKYGMVENISNVREFDVFLQEASRKISKSSLRFNNFIYTNNFLTTLEGKKVIVKYNPLDTDILYLFFKNQFLGTANIITTG encoded by the coding sequence ATGGATACAGAAAAAGAATTACAATTACAACGTTTCAAAATAATTGAGCCTTTTTTAAGAAAAGAAAAAAAATTAAAAGAAATAGAAGAAGAAACAGGTATTTCTTATGCCACTTTAAAAAGATGGGTAAATGCTTACAAAAAAAATGGAATATTAGGTCTTGATAAAAAACAAAGAACTGATAAAGATTCATATAGAGCTATTGACGAAGATGGAGTGGAATATATTGAGCAAATTTGTCGTGAAAGTAAGGAAACTAAAATTTCAAAGCTTTATTCTTTTTGCAAAGAAAAACTTTCAAATAAATATAACATAAGTTATCCTACTTTTTATAGAATAGTTAGTAATTTAGATGGTTTTTTTAATAAGTCTTCAAATTTTCATATGAAAAAAATAAAAAAGGAAAATCAAGTTTATCTCATTCTTGAAATTTCTTTATACATACTTGTATCTGAAGAAGAAAGTGAGCATAAGATAGTTCCACAATTATTAATTTCTCTAGATGCTGCTACTTTAAAACCCATCAATCATGCTTTGAACTATAATACTTCAAGTATATATACACTTTTGAGTTTTATTAGAGAAAGTATCTTAAAAGTATCTTATAAATCCAGTAAGCTTATAAAGCCTCAAGAAATTTTAGTTTCTTCTGAAAATATAAATAATAAAAAAATATTAAAAGAAATATATGACAATACTTCTATAAAAATAACTGAATATTTTAGTGAGAATGAAGAAATTAAAAAGTTTATCTCTTTTCTAGAAGAAGATATAGAAAAATTTTATTACCAAAATAATAAAAATCTTTCATATCAGAATTTGAAAAGTTTTCTTGATTCATATATCTATTTAGATAATCAAAAATATGACTTTACACTCAAATATGGAATGGTAGAAAATATTTCAAACGTTCGTGAATTTGATGTCTTTCTTCAGGAAGCCAGCAGAAAAATAAGTAAGTCTTCTTTAAGATTTAATAATTTTATCTATACAAATAATTTTTTAACCACATTGGAAGGAAAAAAAGTTATTGTTAAATACAATCCTTTAGATACTGATATTTTATACTTATTCTTTAAAAATCAATTTTTAGGAACTGCTAATATCATAACAACAGGCTGA
- a CDS encoding CRISPR-associated endoribonuclease Cas2, with protein sequence MKGKNYNYVFLFYDINEKRVNKVFKICKKYLSHHQRSVFRGEITPSNLIKMRLELKDVIDKKEDFISIVKLISEHYFDEEIIGTPWKDDENIFI encoded by the coding sequence ATGAAAGGTAAAAACTATAACTATGTATTTCTTTTTTACGATATAAATGAAAAAAGAGTAAATAAAGTTTTTAAAATTTGTAAGAAGTATTTAAGTCACCACCAAAGATCTGTATTTCGTGGAGAAATAACACCTAGCAATTTAATAAAAATGCGATTAGAATTAAAAGATGTTATTGACAAAAAGGAAGATTTTATAAGCATTGTAAAATTGATAAGTGAGCATTATTTCGATGAAGAGATAATAGGAACACCTTGGAAAGATGACGAAAATATATTTATATGA
- a CDS encoding CRISPR-associated endonuclease Cas1, subtype I-B/HMARI/TNEAP translates to MGAGTKYILSKGTLERKDNSLCFKNESKTTYIPIEGVKEIFALDEISVNTKLFDFLAKHGIVLHFFNHYEGYSGTFYPREKYVSGKLVIKQVEAHKLYKEKIAKSIINGIGKNIYELLYHYYRHDKKELKEYLDWLSNEVEERLNKSSDINEIMAVEGEIWAKFYDSFKIFLREDFILNKRVKRPPDNPINALISFGNSILYTKTIGQIYQTHLEQTISFLHSPSERRFSLSLDLSEVFKPIIVFRTIFDCVNNRKLNVEKHFEKSLNYCILNEDGKKIFLGALEDRMNETFEHPILKRKVSYITAIKYDAYKLIKFILENKEFIPFYMKEKM, encoded by the coding sequence ATGGGAGCTGGGACAAAGTATATTTTGAGTAAAGGAACTCTTGAAAGAAAAGATAATTCACTGTGTTTTAAAAATGAAAGTAAAACAACATATATTCCCATTGAAGGTGTTAAAGAAATATTTGCGTTAGATGAAATTTCTGTAAATACAAAACTTTTTGATTTTTTAGCTAAACATGGAATAGTATTACATTTCTTTAATCATTATGAAGGATACTCTGGAACTTTTTATCCCCGAGAAAAATATGTAAGCGGAAAGCTGGTGATAAAACAAGTAGAAGCCCATAAGCTCTACAAAGAAAAAATTGCTAAAAGTATAATTAATGGTATCGGAAAGAATATTTATGAATTGCTGTATCACTACTATCGTCATGATAAAAAAGAACTAAAAGAATATTTGGATTGGCTTTCTAATGAAGTAGAAGAAAGATTGAATAAAAGTTCAGATATAAATGAAATAATGGCTGTTGAGGGAGAAATTTGGGCTAAATTTTATGATAGTTTTAAAATTTTTTTGAGAGAAGATTTTATTCTAAATAAAAGAGTCAAAAGACCACCAGATAACCCAATAAATGCTTTAATTTCTTTTGGGAATTCAATTCTATATACTAAAACTATTGGTCAGATTTATCAAACACACCTAGAACAGACAATAAGTTTTTTACATTCTCCATCTGAAAGAAGATTTTCACTATCTTTAGATTTATCAGAGGTATTTAAACCAATAATTGTATTTAGAACTATTTTTGATTGTGTAAATAATAGGAAATTAAATGTAGAAAAACATTTTGAAAAAAGTTTGAACTATTGTATTTTGAATGAAGATGGGAAAAAAATATTTTTAGGAGCTCTAGAAGATAGAATGAATGAAACTTTTGAGCACCCTATATTAAAAAGAAAAGTTAGTTATATAACAGCAATAAAATATGATGCCTATAAATTAATAAAATTTATATTAGAAAATAAAGAATTTATTCCATTTTATATGAAGGAAAAGATGTAA
- a CDS encoding CRISPR-associated protein Cas4 codes for MPINGTIINYYIHCKRQCYMHYNRINMEDESELVKIGKAMHEEKNTEEITVDNIKVDKIKKDYLIEIKKSDADIEAAKMQVLYYLLKLKEKGIVKKGKIEVIEKNKSSRKSYEIELTAENELHIKNIMEEIEKLVKEDELPPIEKNNKCKKCAYYSYCYI; via the coding sequence ATGCCTATAAATGGAACAATTATAAATTATTATATTCATTGTAAAAGACAGTGTTATATGCATTACAATAGAATAAATATGGAAGATGAAAGTGAATTAGTAAAAATTGGAAAAGCCATGCATGAAGAAAAAAATACAGAGGAAATAACTGTAGATAATATTAAAGTGGACAAGATAAAGAAAGATTATTTAATAGAAATAAAAAAATCAGATGCAGATATTGAAGCAGCAAAAATGCAGGTGCTTTACTACCTTCTGAAATTAAAAGAAAAAGGAATAGTAAAAAAAGGAAAAATAGAAGTAATTGAAAAAAATAAATCTTCAAGAAAAAGTTATGAAATTGAACTTACTGCTGAAAATGAATTACATATAAAAAATATAATGGAAGAAATAGAAAAATTGGTTAAGGAAGATGAATTACCACCAATTGAGAAGAATAATAAATGTAAAAAATGTGCATATTATTCATATTGCTACATTTAA
- a CDS encoding CRISPR-associated helicase Cas3 yields the protein MILVATQVIEAGVDIDMDIGFKNISILDADEQFLGRINRSCKKKNCKVYFFKLDDGGKIYKSDVRIQGRFTLMNEEMREILKSKNFSEYYSKILEVLDDFSNKEDEENIENFRRNKVVQLNFEEINKRLKLITDEMKTKMIFFSRNIKIEGEEIEGNKVWKEFKEVFLNNEIGYAERRVKLSKVMEKVDLFSYNIPKEMTYRLSYQDSIGDNILYIQDGEEYFVNGKFDRKKMQSKNDCEMIL from the coding sequence ATGATATTGGTAGCAACGCAAGTAATTGAAGCTGGAGTAGATATAGATATGGATATTGGCTTTAAAAATATATCTATCTTAGATGCTGATGAACAATTTTTAGGAAGAATCAATCGTTCTTGTAAGAAAAAAAATTGTAAAGTTTATTTTTTCAAATTAGATGATGGAGGAAAAATTTATAAAAGTGATGTGAGAATACAGGGTAGATTTACACTGATGAATGAAGAGATGAGAGAAATTCTTAAAAGTAAGAATTTTAGTGAATACTATAGTAAAATTCTTGAGGTATTAGATGATTTTTCGAATAAAGAAGATGAAGAGAATATAGAAAATTTTAGAAGAAATAAAGTTGTTCAGCTAAATTTTGAAGAAATAAATAAAAGATTGAAATTAATAACAGATGAAATGAAAACAAAGATGATATTTTTCTCTAGAAATATAAAAATAGAAGGAGAAGAGATAGAAGGAAACAAGGTTTGGAAAGAATTTAAAGAAGTGTTTTTAAACAATGAAATAGGATATGCAGAAAGAAGAGTAAAACTGTCTAAAGTGATGGAAAAAGTAGATTTGTTTTCATATAATATTCCTAAGGAAATGACATATAGGTTATCTTATCAGGATAGCATTGGAGATAATATCTTATATATTCAAGATGGAGAGGAATATTTTGTAAATGGAAAATTTGATAGAAAAAAAATGCAGTCAAAGAATGATTGTGAAATGATATTGTAA
- a CDS encoding helicase Cas3 produces the protein MFEEELFSIEKYVKDENKVLAHISDIKNPETLLEHSDLVIKYFKKIYEDKNLKIIFDKLADKFWRENESTKKFWNEMIVNTIYMHDIGKLNINFQIDKMKNKIFDRKHLYQSKRHSNLSARIYIDHFGNKVFKLYSEKKLDNKTALKCFIFIILNSYIISRHHSSTKSLSEDFFNEIIKDYEEYKELFEEVNNYCPNLNFLIKESKNLFRILKQLKIGEKEWNNSIETKDWESVDYYIYTKLLYSLLVSSDFYATSEYSSGKPIESLNLLTNIDEYISVFNNTDIYKGIKLHQKTGKIFSKDNINYYRSEMFLEAEQNLGKNIKENILFLEAPTGSGKTITSINLALKLLEKNRELNKIFYIFPFNTLVEQTNASLREIFQGSFLEENISVINSITPIKEVENEDGRAQIDYERSLLNRQFIHSPIVLTTHVHFFENLFGIDRESSFALPHLANSVVIMDEIQSYKNKIWKEIIIFLKKYAEILNIKIIIMSATLPNLSFLLNSEAQIPSLVINKEKYYRNPIFKDRVSLDFSLLEKEYEKEELFDQIEKIILEKYRDKKVVVEFIKKSSAFDFYKRLVEKNEDSKEDIFLITGDDNKAERKK, from the coding sequence ATGTTTGAAGAAGAACTTTTTTCAATAGAAAAGTATGTAAAAGATGAAAATAAAGTTTTAGCTCATATATCAGATATAAAGAATCCAGAAACATTATTAGAACATTCTGATTTAGTGATAAAGTATTTCAAAAAAATCTATGAAGATAAAAATTTGAAAATAATTTTTGATAAACTTGCAGATAAATTTTGGAGAGAAAATGAGAGCACAAAGAAATTTTGGAATGAAATGATAGTCAATACAATATATATGCATGATATAGGTAAGTTGAATATAAACTTTCAAATTGATAAAATGAAAAATAAAATATTTGACAGAAAGCACTTATATCAAAGTAAGAGACATTCTAATTTATCTGCAAGAATATATATTGATCATTTTGGCAATAAAGTTTTTAAACTATATTCAGAAAAAAAATTAGATAATAAAACAGCACTAAAATGTTTTATTTTTATTATATTGAATTCTTATATTATATCAAGGCATCATTCATCAACTAAAAGTTTAAGTGAAGATTTTTTTAATGAAATAATAAAAGATTACGAAGAATACAAAGAATTATTTGAAGAAGTAAATAATTATTGCCCGAACTTAAATTTCTTAATAAAAGAAAGTAAAAACCTCTTTAGGATATTGAAACAATTAAAAATTGGAGAAAAAGAATGGAATAATTCTATAGAAACTAAAGATTGGGAATCTGTAGATTACTATATTTACACAAAATTATTATATTCTTTATTAGTATCATCAGATTTCTATGCTACTAGTGAGTATAGTTCTGGAAAACCAATAGAGAGTCTAAATCTGCTGACAAACATTGATGAGTATATATCTGTTTTTAATAATACAGACATATATAAAGGAATAAAATTACATCAAAAAACAGGGAAAATTTTTTCAAAGGATAATATAAACTATTATAGAAGTGAAATGTTTTTAGAAGCAGAACAAAATTTGGGAAAAAATATAAAAGAAAATATTTTATTTTTAGAAGCTCCAACAGGTTCAGGAAAAACAATTACTTCTATTAATTTGGCATTGAAATTGTTAGAAAAAAATAGAGAGTTAAATAAAATATTTTATATATTTCCATTTAATACTTTAGTAGAGCAAACTAATGCCTCATTAAGAGAGATATTTCAAGGGTCATTCTTGGAAGAAAATATTTCAGTGATAAATTCGATAACTCCTATAAAAGAAGTTGAAAATGAAGATGGCAGAGCTCAAATAGATTATGAAAGATCTTTATTGAACAGGCAGTTTATCCATTCGCCAATAGTTTTGACAACACATGTTCATTTCTTTGAAAATTTATTTGGAATTGATAGGGAGAGCAGTTTTGCTCTTCCACACTTAGCTAATAGTGTAGTGATAATGGATGAAATTCAAAGCTATAAAAATAAAATCTGGAAAGAAATTATAATTTTCTTAAAAAAATATGCTGAAATTTTAAATATTAAAATAATAATTATGTCTGCAACTCTTCCAAACTTATCTTTTCTTTTAAACAGCGAAGCACAAATCCCATCACTTGTAATTAATAAAGAAAAATATTATAGAAATCCAATTTTTAAAGACAGAGTATCTTTGGATTTTTCACTTTTAGAAAAAGAATATGAGAAAGAAGAATTATTTGATCAGATAGAAAAAATTATTTTAGAAAAATATAGAGATAAAAAAGTGGTAGTTGAATTTATTAAAAAATCTTCTGCATTTGATTTCTATAAGAGATTAGTAGAAAAAAATGAAGATTCTAAAGAAGATATTTTTTTAATAACTGGTGATGATAATAAAGCTGAAAGAAAAAAATAA
- a CDS encoding Uncharacterized BCR, COG1636 produces MMKINYDLVMEKQLEEIEKNKIKPKLLLHSCCAPCSSAILEFLQEYFEITVYFFNPNITFQEEYMKRLEEQKEYHKKRGYQINVIEGRYNSEIDFFQSIKGLENEKEGGKRCHQCYRIRLEETAKKAKEDGYEYFTTVLSISPMKNAQWINEIGEELEKEYGIKFLNGDFKKKSRYLKSIEISKEYELYRQDYCGCIFSKLEREKNEKEKRENNGGER; encoded by the coding sequence ATGATGAAAATTAACTATGATTTGGTAATGGAAAAACAGTTGGAAGAAATAGAAAAAAATAAAATTAAACCAAAGCTTCTTCTTCATTCCTGCTGTGCACCATGTAGTTCTGCAATTTTAGAATTTTTACAGGAGTATTTTGAAATAACAGTATATTTTTTTAATCCTAATATAACTTTTCAAGAAGAATATATGAAAAGGCTAGAAGAACAAAAAGAATATCATAAGAAAAGAGGATATCAAATAAATGTAATTGAAGGAAGATATAATTCTGAAATTGACTTCTTTCAAAGTATAAAAGGGCTGGAAAATGAAAAAGAAGGTGGGAAAAGATGCCATCAATGTTATAGAATCCGTCTTGAAGAAACTGCAAAAAAAGCTAAAGAAGATGGATATGAATACTTTACAACAGTATTGAGTATAAGTCCAATGAAAAACGCACAGTGGATAAATGAAATTGGTGAGGAACTTGAAAAAGAATACGGAATAAAATTTCTTAATGGAGATTTTAAAAAGAAAAGCAGGTATTTAAAATCTATCGAGATTTCAAAAGAATATGAATTATATAGACAAGATTATTGTGGCTGTATATTTTCTAAGTTAGAAAGAGAAAAAAATGAAAAAGAAAAGAGAGAAAATAATGGAGGGGAAAGATGA
- the yjaB_1 gene encoding Uncharacterized N-acetyltransferase YjaB has translation MIRNLKNDDIDIVMELWKDSTIEAQNFIPDSYWLENYDNVKNNYLPNSDTYVYEEDGEIKGFVSLIENIFIGGLFIRVDSQREGIGSVILDFLKERNDKLQLTVYDKNERAMKFYLKSGFKILNTEIDKKTREKEHLMEWRR, from the coding sequence ATGATTAGAAATCTAAAAAATGATGATATTGATATAGTTATGGAATTATGGAAGGATTCAACAATTGAAGCTCAAAATTTTATTCCTGATAGCTATTGGTTGGAAAATTATGATAATGTGAAAAACAATTATCTGCCTAATTCAGATACTTATGTGTATGAAGAAGATGGAGAAATAAAAGGTTTTGTAAGTTTGATAGAAAATATATTTATAGGTGGATTATTTATAAGAGTAGATAGTCAGAGAGAGGGAATTGGAAGTGTAATTTTAGACTTTTTAAAAGAAAGGAATGATAAATTACAGCTTACAGTATATGATAAAAATGAAAGAGCAATGAAATTTTATCTCAAATCAGGGTTTAAAATATTAAATACTGAAATTGATAAAAAAACAAGAGAAAAGGAACATTTAATGGAGTGGAGGAGATGA
- a CDS encoding chromosome segregation protein yields MITINTNIDKLEKKTNSLERSSNLYLENYKKAMEKNELEKNLENIKIIIENNQMKFKEKSTLLELKRKDIESIELEKIQKKDEEITSDIEEIREKLGAVNSEVETLKKKLDEVKKYEDLLKNKRKYLEKLNMKLELTKIFREKIKSMGKEVSKNMLKEIEILATENFRKITGRGEKIVWSNEDKNKYVVFLDGDRGELKFEQLSGGEQVAVAISIRGAMSELFTESKFSIFDEPTNNLDTERRRSLADSIGEILKNLEQSIIVTHDDTFREMAQKVIEL; encoded by the coding sequence TTGATAACTATTAATACGAATATTGATAAGTTGGAAAAAAAGACCAATAGCTTAGAAAGAAGCAGTAATCTTTATCTTGAAAATTATAAAAAAGCTATGGAAAAAAATGAATTAGAAAAAAATCTTGAAAATATAAAAATAATTATTGAAAATAATCAAATGAAATTTAAAGAAAAGAGTACTTTATTAGAGCTAAAAAGAAAAGATATAGAAAGTATAGAGCTAGAGAAAATTCAGAAAAAAGATGAGGAAATTACATCAGATATTGAAGAGATAAGAGAAAAATTAGGAGCAGTAAATAGTGAAGTAGAAACCTTGAAGAAAAAATTAGATGAGGTAAAAAAATATGAGGACCTGCTGAAAAATAAAAGAAAATATTTGGAAAAATTAAATATGAAATTGGAACTTACCAAGATATTCAGAGAAAAAATAAAATCTATGGGTAAGGAAGTTTCAAAAAATATGCTCAAAGAGATAGAAATACTCGCAACTGAGAATTTTAGAAAAATAACTGGAAGAGGAGAAAAGATAGTCTGGTCTAATGAAGATAAAAATAAATATGTTGTGTTTTTAGATGGGGACAGGGGAGAATTGAAATTTGAGCAGCTTTCAGGGGGAGAACAGGTTGCAGTAGCAATTTCTATAAGAGGAGCAATGAGTGAACTGTTTACAGAAAGTAAATTTTCAATATTTGATGAACCTACTAATAATCTTGATACAGAAAGAAGAAGAAGTTTAGCTGACTCAATTGGAGAGATATTGAAAAATCTGGAACAAAGTATAATAGTGACTCATGATGATACTTTTAGAGAAATGGCACAGAAGGTAATAGAACTATAG
- a CDS encoding Probable DNA double-strand break repair Rad50 ATPase produces the protein MKINRIHLENYRIHDKLDVEFDSGINLLLGENGKGKSSILEAIGYALFDSELRGGNQREAIKYGKKSAKIEIEFTGIDGEDYIVTRKIPGSTSIYKKIIQIFN, from the coding sequence ATGAAAATAAATAGAATACATTTAGAAAATTATCGTATTCATGACAAACTAGATGTAGAATTTGATAGTGGAATAAATCTTCTTCTTGGAGAAAACGGGAAAGGAAAATCATCGATTCTTGAAGCAATAGGATACGCCCTTTTTGATTCTGAATTAAGAGGAGGAAATCAAAGAGAAGCAATAAAATATGGAAAAAAAAGTGCAAAAATAGAGATAGAATTTACTGGAATAGATGGTGAAGATTATATAGTTACCAGAAAAATACCTGGATCAACAAGTATATACAAAAAGATAATCCAGATTTTCAACTAA
- a CDS encoding exonuclease SbcCD, D subunit, with amino-acid sequence MNLKIIAEENKNENTSLLRYTSREKTFWNKRIFSKEIFGFFYAFEQAADRGIEKKVDIFLITGDLFDKKELSPDTLDRCEKVFLKLKNNNIQALLIEGNHDNISGYDEINSWLGYLERKGYVRRGKYKASNDGYEFEKITIEDVNFYGVGYPGFAVDEVLEKLSENLNENEKNIVMVHTALGGSEFLPGLVNTDIIKKFKDKVIYMAGGHLHSFVSYPKDKPYFFIPGSTEFWNVLNEKNNSKGVIIFDTDTLEYEFSELSPRKRIEKEFTYEKDITLEFEEFSKNLELTGEELVIVNVKLKDSGYVNVNELEKILESNGALKGYIKLRYPNSIFDRNLGEEGYYSVRDVEREIINCWEEFSDAEKITSYLQKFKEYQEENDREKDFFELFDAMLEEEIGDENK; translated from the coding sequence GTGAATTTAAAGATTATTGCAGAGGAGAATAAAAATGAAAATACTTCATTGCTCAGATATACATCTAGGGAAAAAACCTTTTGGAACAAAAGAATTTTCTCAAAAGAGATATTTGGATTTTTTTATGCTTTTGAACAGGCAGCAGATAGAGGAATAGAAAAAAAAGTAGATATTTTTCTAATAACTGGAGATTTATTTGATAAAAAGGAACTTTCACCAGATACTTTAGACAGGTGTGAAAAAGTATTTTTAAAATTAAAAAATAATAATATTCAAGCTCTCCTTATTGAAGGAAATCATGATAATATATCTGGATATGATGAGATAAACTCATGGCTTGGATATCTGGAAAGAAAAGGCTATGTAAGACGAGGAAAATATAAGGCTTCAAATGATGGATATGAATTTGAAAAAATAACAATAGAAGATGTTAATTTTTATGGAGTAGGATATCCAGGGTTTGCTGTTGATGAAGTTTTAGAAAAATTGAGTGAAAATTTAAATGAAAATGAAAAAAATATAGTGATGGTACATACAGCATTGGGGGGATCAGAATTTCTTCCAGGGTTGGTGAATACTGATATAATAAAAAAATTTAAAGATAAGGTCATATATATGGCAGGAGGACATCTTCACTCATTTGTAAGTTATCCAAAAGATAAACCATATTTTTTTATACCTGGTTCAACTGAATTCTGGAATGTTTTAAATGAAAAAAATAACTCTAAGGGAGTCATAATTTTTGATACAGATACTTTAGAATATGAATTTTCTGAACTTTCTCCAAGAAAAAGAATAGAGAAGGAATTTACTTATGAAAAAGATATTACACTTGAATTTGAAGAATTTTCAAAAAATTTAGAATTAACTGGAGAAGAACTGGTTATTGTAAATGTAAAATTAAAAGATAGTGGATATGTAAATGTAAATGAACTTGAAAAAATATTAGAAAGTAATGGAGCTTTAAAAGGTTATATAAAATTGAGATATCCTAACTCTATTTTTGATAGAAATTTAGGAGAAGAGGGATATTATTCTGTAAGAGATGTGGAAAGAGAAATTATAAACTGCTGGGAAGAGTTTTCTGATGCTGAAAAAATAACATCTTATCTTCAAAAATTTAAAGAATATCAAGAGGAAAATGATAGAGAAAAGGATTTTTTTGAACTTTTTGATGCTATGCTTGAGGAGGAGATAGGAGATGAAAATAAATAG
- a CDS encoding ATP-dependent DNA helicase PcrA, with protein MDIKEQRKNIDLGEEKGENISRIFYSLFAFNTFKELIDLSKNGAKEGREIYNLGILSQIFDKFENISRIEYITKENIEKVVRYFFVTHIRLLFEKGIDEYENKETLLGAVSFMTIHQAKGLEFPVVIVGSLESEPDNRELTEEDRLEDIITLGNDFEPRDRKNIFDFWRVFYTAFSRAQNLLVLTSIENRAGGKELPSKIFKPVYETIPYWNDEIFHFEKLQISKLKETETKEFLSYTGHILIYEDCPLRYRFYKEFEFKPLKNNKTSFGILVHKTIESIHKEVKNNTEKIYSDEELKELVEKTIIY; from the coding sequence ATGGATATTAAAGAACAGAGAAAAAATATAGATTTAGGAGAGGAAAAAGGAGAAAATATAAGCAGGATTTTTTATTCTCTTTTTGCATTCAACACATTTAAAGAACTTATAGACTTAAGTAAAAATGGTGCTAAAGAGGGAAGAGAAATTTACAATTTGGGAATTCTTTCACAAATATTTGATAAATTTGAAAATATAAGCAGAATAGAATATATAACCAAAGAAAATATAGAAAAAGTAGTAAGATATTTTTTTGTAACACATATCAGGCTTCTTTTTGAAAAAGGAATAGATGAATATGAAAATAAAGAAACTCTGCTAGGAGCAGTGTCATTTATGACAATTCATCAGGCAAAAGGGCTGGAGTTCCCAGTGGTTATAGTAGGATCATTGGAATCTGAACCAGATAACAGAGAGTTGACAGAAGAGGACAGACTGGAGGATATCATAACTCTGGGAAATGATTTTGAACCTAGAGATAGGAAAAATATTTTTGATTTCTGGAGAGTTTTCTATACAGCTTTTTCCAGAGCACAAAATCTTCTTGTATTGACAAGTATAGAAAACAGAGCTGGTGGAAAAGAACTGCCATCAAAGATTTTTAAACCTGTTTATGAAACTATACCTTATTGGAATGATGAAATTTTTCATTTTGAAAAGTTACAGATATCTAAATTGAAAGAAACAGAAACTAAAGAGTTTCTATCTTACACAGGACATATATTAATATATGAAGATTGTCCTCTAAGATATAGATTTTACAAAGAATTTGAATTTAAACCTTTAAAAAACAATAAAACATCTTTTGGAATACTTGTACATAAAACAATTGAGAGTATTCATAAAGAAGTAAAAAATAATACTGAAAAAATTTATTCTGACGAGGAATTAAAAGAGCTTGTTGAAAAAACTATAATATATTAA